From Candidatus Palauibacter scopulicola, the proteins below share one genomic window:
- a CDS encoding acetyl-CoA C-acetyltransferase: MSDSNGNGTVFLSAARTAMGAFGGSLKEYSAVDLGVVASEAAIERSGAEPGDFGHVVMGNVMQTSADAIYLARHVGLRAGLPIETPAVTVNRLCGSGFQAVIDGSQEIELGESDICLVGGAESMSQAPHIVRGARWGLRLGPAPKFEDSLWEALTDPYCGFSMAQTAENLAEEYGISRSEADEVAVRSQQLAAEAWEGGRYEDEVVPMMVGRKGRETSFERDEHLRPDTTVDGLAKLRPYFKQDGLVTAGNASGIGDGAAALVLAGRDYAAAHGLEPVGRLVSYAVAGVPPHIMGIGPAPASRAALDKAGLTLDDIDLVEVNEAFAPQYLAVERELGLDRDKVNVDGGAIALSHPLGMTGARITGHLLHELRRRGGGLGLGAACIGGGQGAAVIVEVDA; this comes from the coding sequence ATGAGCGACAGCAACGGTAACGGGACGGTGTTTCTCTCGGCCGCCCGAACCGCCATGGGCGCGTTCGGCGGCAGCCTGAAGGAGTATTCGGCGGTGGACCTGGGCGTCGTCGCCTCGGAAGCGGCGATCGAGCGCTCGGGCGCCGAGCCCGGCGATTTCGGGCACGTGGTGATGGGGAACGTGATGCAGACGTCGGCCGACGCGATCTATCTCGCGCGGCATGTGGGGCTGCGGGCAGGGCTGCCGATCGAGACCCCGGCCGTCACCGTGAACCGCCTGTGCGGCTCGGGCTTTCAGGCCGTGATCGATGGCTCACAGGAGATCGAACTCGGGGAGAGCGACATCTGTCTCGTCGGCGGAGCCGAGTCCATGAGTCAGGCGCCGCATATCGTGCGCGGAGCCCGCTGGGGTCTGCGGCTGGGCCCGGCGCCGAAGTTCGAGGATTCGCTGTGGGAGGCCCTCACCGACCCTTACTGCGGCTTCTCGATGGCCCAGACGGCGGAGAATCTCGCGGAGGAGTACGGGATCTCGCGCTCGGAAGCCGACGAGGTGGCGGTGCGCAGCCAGCAGTTGGCGGCGGAGGCCTGGGAGGGCGGCCGCTACGAGGACGAGGTTGTGCCGATGATGGTGGGGAGGAAGGGGAGGGAAACGTCCTTCGAGCGGGACGAACACCTCCGTCCCGATACGACGGTCGACGGGCTCGCAAAGCTCCGGCCGTATTTCAAGCAGGATGGCCTCGTCACCGCCGGTAACGCGAGCGGGATCGGGGATGGGGCGGCGGCGCTCGTGCTGGCGGGCCGGGACTACGCGGCGGCGCACGGCCTGGAGCCGGTCGGCCGCCTCGTGTCCTACGCCGTGGCGGGCGTGCCGCCCCACATCATGGGCATCGGGCCCGCGCCGGCCTCGCGCGCCGCCCTCGACAAAGCGGGCCTCACGCTCGACGACATCGACCTCGTTGAGGTGAACGAGGCCTTCGCTCCGCAGTACCTGGCCGTCGAGCGCGAACTAGGCCTCGACCGCGACAAGGTGAACGTGGACGGCGGGGCGATCGCGCTGAGCCACCCGCTCGGCATGACGGGGGCGCGGATCACGGGTCATCTTCTGCACGAACTGCGGCGCCGGGGCGGCGGCCTGGGGCTGGGCGCCGCGTGCATCGGCGGTGGACAGGGCGCGGCCGTCATCGTGGAGGTCGACGCCTAG